A part of Melittangium boletus DSM 14713 genomic DNA contains:
- a CDS encoding CinA family nicotinamide mononucleotide deamidase-related protein — MRVELLCTGDELVTGLTPDTNSPYLEARLFELGIKVGRVVLVGDVREDITRGLEEAASRSDVVIVSGGLGPTADDFTAECAAAAARVPLVEDAGTLRFLRERAQKRGRELTPNVARMALVPEGSEVVPNPVGSAPLFIVRLGACRLFFLPGVPREYRALVDGEVLPRVRAELERRPERTWRAFRLLRTVGLPESVLDARVAPLAVAHPRVVFGFRTHAPENQLKLMAEAPSQAEADAALASAEAAARAELGLSVYGADQDTYPAVLARRLTEARATLAIAESCTGGLIASQLASVPGASAFLVGSAVVYTERMKTHWAGVPPELLERHGAVSRPVAVALAEGIRASCGTTYGLSVTGVAGPSGGTPEHPVGTVYCALAVEGGPTRCERFSLSGDRELVRLFAASHALELLREHLLTSPASSP; from the coding sequence ATGCGCGTCGAGCTGCTGTGCACCGGGGATGAACTCGTCACCGGACTGACCCCAGACACCAACAGCCCCTACCTGGAGGCGCGGCTCTTCGAGCTGGGCATCAAGGTGGGCCGGGTGGTGCTGGTGGGGGATGTACGAGAGGACATCACGCGGGGCCTCGAGGAGGCCGCCTCCCGCTCGGACGTGGTCATCGTCTCGGGAGGACTGGGCCCCACCGCGGATGACTTCACGGCCGAGTGTGCCGCGGCGGCCGCGCGGGTCCCCCTGGTGGAGGACGCCGGGACCCTGCGCTTCCTGCGCGAGCGGGCCCAGAAGCGGGGCCGGGAACTGACGCCCAACGTGGCCCGCATGGCGCTCGTGCCCGAGGGCTCCGAGGTGGTGCCCAACCCCGTGGGCTCCGCGCCCCTCTTCATCGTCCGGCTAGGCGCCTGCCGCCTCTTCTTCCTGCCCGGAGTGCCGCGCGAATACCGGGCCCTGGTGGACGGCGAGGTGCTGCCGCGCGTCCGGGCGGAGCTGGAGCGGCGGCCGGAGCGCACCTGGCGCGCCTTCCGGCTGTTGCGCACGGTGGGCCTGCCCGAGTCCGTGCTCGACGCGCGCGTGGCTCCGCTGGCCGTGGCGCACCCCCGGGTGGTGTTCGGCTTCCGCACGCACGCGCCGGAGAACCAGCTCAAGCTGATGGCCGAGGCGCCCTCCCAGGCCGAGGCCGATGCGGCCCTGGCCTCCGCCGAGGCCGCCGCGCGCGCGGAGCTGGGCCTGTCGGTCTATGGCGCGGATCAGGACACCTACCCGGCCGTCCTGGCGCGGCGGCTCACGGAGGCCCGCGCCACGCTGGCGATCGCGGAGAGCTGCACGGGCGGCCTCATCGCGTCACAGCTCGCCTCGGTTCCCGGCGCGAGCGCCTTCCTCGTGGGCTCCGCGGTCGTCTACACGGAGCGCATGAAGACGCACTGGGCGGGCGTCCCCCCGGAGCTGCTGGAGCGCCACGGGGCCGTGTCCCGCCCGGTGGCGGTGGCCCTGGCCGAGGGGATTCGCGCCTCCTGTGGGACGACCTATGGCCTGTCCGTGACGGGGGTCGCGGGCCCTTCGGGGGGAACGCCCGAGCATCCCGTGGGCACCGTCTACTGCGCGCTCGCCGTGGAGGGAGGGCCCACGCGCTGTGAGCGCTTCTCCCTCTCCGGGGATCGCGAACTGGTTCGTCTCTTCGCCGCCTCCCACGC